A genomic segment from Peptococcus niger encodes:
- the lysA gene encoding diaminopimelate decarboxylase has product MEGFSNFKDEGGRLKIGDCYAADLAEEYGTPLYVYDEQALRKQARTFVDCFNSDAFTSRILYASKAASFTALIALAKEEGLCLDVVSEGELYTALAVDFPPDRIIFHGNNKLDRELRMALQAQIGFIVLDNLSEARRLSALAAEEACPVDVLLRVNPGVEAHTHAYIKTATSDSKFGIALDEAPAVLAEIAALDRLNLRGVHCHIGSQIFAADAFLKAAHLMLDLMAALKAEGLSLDILDLGGGFGVFYETGDAPFALAPFLRQLAADIADEAQQRDLSLREVWLEPGRSMVNEAGLTLYRVGDVKRLKDGVNYAFIDGGMGDNMRVALYQAGYTAVLADRLRDAADENWRVAGKYCESGDVLIKDKPLPTPQPGDILAILGTGAYTFSMFSGYNRLPRPAVVFVDGSRHQAVVRRESLEDILRNDMTLLAND; this is encoded by the coding sequence ATGGAAGGATTTTCAAATTTTAAAGATGAGGGCGGCCGTTTAAAAATAGGGGACTGCTATGCGGCGGACCTGGCTGAGGAATACGGCACCCCCTTGTACGTCTATGATGAGCAGGCACTGCGCAAGCAAGCCCGGACCTTTGTGGACTGCTTTAACAGCGATGCCTTTACTAGCCGAATCCTGTACGCGTCCAAAGCGGCGAGTTTTACGGCCTTGATTGCCTTGGCCAAGGAAGAAGGCCTTTGCCTGGACGTGGTCTCGGAAGGTGAATTGTACACGGCCTTGGCGGTAGACTTCCCGCCGGACCGGATTATTTTCCACGGGAACAATAAATTGGACCGGGAATTACGGATGGCCTTACAAGCACAGATTGGCTTTATCGTGCTGGATAATTTATCGGAAGCCCGGCGCTTGTCCGCCCTTGCAGCTGAAGAAGCTTGCCCTGTGGATGTCTTGCTCCGGGTGAACCCGGGGGTGGAAGCCCATACGCACGCTTACATTAAAACCGCCACCAGTGACAGCAAGTTCGGCATTGCTTTGGATGAAGCGCCGGCTGTCCTGGCCGAGATTGCTGCTTTAGACCGGCTGAACTTGCGCGGGGTCCACTGCCACATCGGGTCTCAAATTTTTGCAGCGGATGCCTTTTTAAAGGCGGCCCACCTGATGCTGGACCTGATGGCGGCTTTAAAGGCGGAAGGGCTGTCCCTGGATATCTTAGACTTGGGCGGCGGCTTTGGTGTCTTTTATGAAACCGGCGATGCGCCCTTTGCCCTGGCACCCTTTCTCCGGCAATTGGCCGCGGATATTGCAGATGAAGCCCAGCAGCGGGATCTCAGCTTAAGGGAAGTCTGGCTTGAACCGGGCCGGAGCATGGTGAACGAGGCCGGGCTGACCCTCTATAGGGTGGGCGATGTGAAGCGGCTGAAAGACGGCGTCAATTATGCCTTTATCGACGGTGGCATGGGGGACAACATGCGGGTTGCCCTTTACCAGGCCGGCTATACGGCCGTTCTCGCCGACCGGTTACGGGATGCGGCGGATGAAAATTGGCGGGTGGCCGGCAAATATTGTGAAAGCGGTGACGTTCTCATTAAGGATAAGCCCTTGCCGACGCCTCAACCAGGTGATATCCTCGCCATCTTGGGCACCGGCGCTTATACCTTCAGCATGTTTTCCGGCTACAACCGCCTCCCCCGCCCGGCGGTGGTCTTTGTTGACGGCAGCCGACACCAGGCCGTCGTCCGACGTGAATCCTTAGAGGATATTTTGCGAAACGACATGACTTTATTGGCAAATGATTAA
- the dapA gene encoding 4-hydroxy-tetrahydrodipicolinate synthase, whose protein sequence is MHVFTGSGVALVTPFKDNGDVDFDALARLLDFQLENGTDAIVICGTTGEASTLTDEEQIETVAFTVKHINGRIPVVAGAGSNNTVHGEALSRSLEAVGADALLHVTPYYNKTSQKGLYEHFSAMAHSVHIPIILYNVPGRTGMDLKPETVARLAAFDNIVGIKDATGNLATTVDLRNLCPPDFDIYSGNDDVTVPVLSCGGAGVISVLANIFPKEVHDICALWQAGKLADALALQCRFQKLVHILFSEPNPIPVKAAVHMRGLPGGGYRAPMTTPADATLQALRDELQSLKALEA, encoded by the coding sequence ATGCACGTATTTACAGGTTCAGGTGTAGCCTTGGTGACCCCCTTTAAGGACAATGGTGATGTGGATTTTGACGCTCTCGCCCGGCTTTTGGATTTCCAGCTTGAAAATGGGACCGATGCGATTGTTATTTGCGGCACCACCGGTGAAGCTTCGACCTTGACCGATGAAGAGCAGATTGAAACGGTGGCCTTTACCGTCAAGCACATTAACGGGCGGATTCCCGTTGTGGCCGGTGCCGGTTCCAACAATACCGTCCACGGGGAAGCCTTGAGCCGGTCCCTGGAAGCGGTCGGCGCCGATGCCCTCTTGCATGTGACGCCTTATTACAATAAAACATCACAAAAAGGGCTGTATGAACACTTCTCTGCCATGGCGCACAGCGTGCACATCCCCATTATTCTCTATAATGTGCCGGGCCGCACCGGGATGGACCTGAAACCGGAAACGGTTGCTCGTTTGGCAGCCTTTGACAACATTGTGGGCATTAAAGATGCCACCGGCAACTTGGCCACCACCGTGGACCTGCGCAACCTCTGCCCGCCGGACTTTGATATTTACAGCGGCAATGACGATGTGACCGTTCCGGTCTTATCTTGTGGCGGCGCCGGCGTCATTTCCGTCCTGGCCAATATTTTCCCTAAAGAAGTCCACGATATTTGTGCCTTGTGGCAGGCCGGCAAGCTGGCCGACGCCTTAGCCCTGCAGTGCCGCTTCCAGAAATTGGTGCACATTTTATTCTCCGAGCCGAACCCGATCCCCGTCAAGGCAGCGGTCCATATGCGCGGCCTGCCGGGAGGCGGTTACCGGGCACCGATGACCACCCCTGCAGATGCAACCTTGCAGGCCTTGCGGGATGAATTGCAAAGCCTGAAAGCATTGGAGGCCTAA
- the dapB gene encoding 4-hydroxy-tetrahydrodipicolinate reductase yields MRILLSGATGAMGKMVAAQAKAAEDAEIVFGWTEATGETAAFPLSANIEDAPAADVLIDFSLHTTLPTLVAYARAHHLPMVIATTGHTPEELALMDQAAEEVPVFHSGNFSLGVHVLKLLARSAAAALPDFDIEIIEAHHHRKVDAPSGTAKMLVSAIQDVRPDTTVIGGRDGHVGARPADEIGVHAVRGGSIVGEHTVLLAGLDEMIEIKHTALSRAIFAKGALAAARFVTSAAPGLYDMDDLFLNDK; encoded by the coding sequence ATGCGGATACTTTTAAGTGGGGCCACCGGTGCTATGGGGAAAATGGTGGCGGCCCAAGCCAAAGCCGCTGAAGATGCGGAAATTGTTTTCGGCTGGACGGAAGCGACGGGTGAGACCGCCGCATTTCCCCTTTCCGCGAATATTGAGGATGCTCCGGCGGCGGATGTCTTGATCGATTTTTCCCTCCACACCACCCTGCCCACCCTGGTTGCTTATGCGCGCGCCCATCACTTGCCCATGGTCATCGCCACTACCGGCCACACACCGGAAGAACTGGCCTTGATGGACCAGGCGGCAGAAGAAGTACCTGTTTTTCACAGCGGGAATTTCAGTTTGGGCGTTCATGTGCTAAAATTATTAGCGCGCTCAGCAGCGGCAGCCCTGCCGGATTTTGACATTGAAATTATTGAAGCTCACCACCACCGCAAAGTTGATGCCCCCAGCGGAACCGCTAAAATGCTGGTTTCCGCCATTCAGGACGTGCGTCCGGACACCACCGTTATCGGCGGTCGGGATGGGCATGTCGGGGCCAGGCCGGCCGATGAAATTGGCGTCCACGCCGTTCGCGGCGGCAGCATCGTCGGCGAGCACACCGTGCTCCTGGCCGGACTGGACGAAATGATTGAAATCAAGCACACCGCCTTGTCGCGGGCCATTTTTGCCAAAGGCGCCTTGGCAGCCGCCCGCTTTGTCACATCGGCGGCGCCCGGCTTGTACGACATGGATGATCTTTTTTTAAACGACAAGTAA
- a CDS encoding diaminopimelate dehydrogenase has product MKIAIVGYGNLGRGVETALLQQSDMEAVGVFTRRDPATLDSRIPAYALADLPHHEIDVAILCGGSATDLIEQSPDIVRHCNIVDSFDTHARIPEHFAAVDAAARETDHAALISTGWDPGLFSLMRVLGAAVLPDGTVDTFWGKGVSQGHSDAVRRIPGVVKAVQYTIPKESAVAQVERGEGAGLTPRDKHLRECYVVAAADADREAIRQAIVSMPNYFDEYDTQVNFIDEAEFKAKHTAMPHGGQVIRHGYTSPDTPQVMNFSLTLASNPEFTASVNVACARGLYRAYQEGKRGCMTIFDLPISYLTGLSAEELRKNWL; this is encoded by the coding sequence ATGAAAATTGCTATCGTTGGCTATGGAAACCTGGGCCGTGGTGTTGAAACGGCTCTTTTACAACAAAGCGATATGGAAGCCGTCGGCGTGTTTACCCGCCGCGATCCGGCGACGCTAGACAGTCGGATTCCGGCCTATGCCCTGGCAGACCTGCCCCATCATGAGATTGATGTGGCAATTTTGTGCGGCGGTTCGGCGACAGACCTCATCGAGCAATCTCCGGACATCGTTCGGCATTGCAATATTGTCGATAGCTTTGATACCCATGCAAGGATTCCGGAGCATTTCGCCGCCGTTGATGCCGCCGCACGGGAAACAGACCACGCGGCGCTTATTTCCACCGGATGGGATCCGGGGCTCTTCTCTCTGATGCGGGTCCTGGGTGCCGCCGTATTGCCGGACGGCACCGTGGATACCTTCTGGGGCAAGGGGGTCAGTCAAGGCCATTCAGATGCTGTTCGGCGGATACCCGGTGTGGTTAAAGCGGTTCAATACACCATCCCGAAAGAAAGCGCTGTCGCTCAGGTGGAGCGCGGCGAAGGTGCCGGCCTGACGCCCCGCGACAAACACCTACGCGAGTGCTACGTGGTCGCCGCTGCCGATGCAGACCGAGAGGCCATCCGCCAAGCCATCGTCAGCATGCCCAATTATTTCGATGAGTACGATACTCAGGTGAATTTTATCGATGAAGCCGAATTCAAGGCCAAGCATACGGCCATGCCCCACGGGGGACAGGTGATCCGCCATGGCTATACCTCGCCGGACACCCCCCAGGTGATGAATTTTTCCTTGACCCTGGCCTCTAATCCTGAATTTACCGCCTCAGTTAATGTGGCTTGTGCCCGGGGTCTATACCGGGCTTACCAAGAAGGAAAACGAGGCTGCATGACCATTTTTGACCTGCCCATCAGTTATTTGACAGGGCTTAGCGCAGAAGAATTGCGAAAAAACTGGCTGTGA
- a CDS encoding SLC13 family permease: MSIEATDRRQYLLRSITCFGLPLCLLLVPTSEAFTPSIRLFLVITVMGVLCWALGTVPQGVPAILMPIAYLLFGLAPAPVIFGVWSEPIPWMMLGGLILANVLVSTGLLERVAYRSITLTGGSYTGLLMGLVITGIIGNILAPGKIAIPMAALTFGICKALDLGKSRASAGIMLGGAMGALLPQQFIYNPVNLSLTVGVGESVTGPLNVTWFDYLWYNLPSVLYVFLAVYLVGRYAKPDDLNASKELFEEKYRALGPWRLPEKKALAVCLGLFAVLVIGSFLGWPIMWAFAIFPCLFFLPGINIGKKEDISRLDFTFVLFITACLGIGATAGELGIGKLFAQNVTPLLSGHSIFITFALIWVCIVLANFLLTPLAIISVLSVPLAELALALGINPLCVYFFICNAYDVVFLPYEYALYLIFFSFALIPLKDFIKIMSIKAAVSLGFLMLIQIPFWMVTGLMAG; this comes from the coding sequence ATGTCGATTGAAGCGACAGACCGCCGGCAGTACCTGCTGCGGTCCATCACCTGTTTCGGCTTGCCGCTATGCCTACTGCTGGTACCGACGAGCGAGGCCTTCACCCCGTCTATCCGCCTCTTTCTCGTCATTACCGTGATGGGGGTCTTGTGCTGGGCGCTGGGGACGGTTCCCCAAGGCGTTCCTGCCATCCTAATGCCCATTGCCTACCTGCTGTTCGGCTTGGCGCCGGCGCCGGTGATTTTTGGCGTTTGGTCAGAGCCCATTCCCTGGATGATGCTGGGTGGCCTAATCCTGGCCAATGTGCTTGTGTCCACGGGGCTTTTGGAGCGGGTGGCTTACCGGTCGATTACCTTAACCGGCGGAAGCTACACGGGCCTTTTGATGGGCTTGGTGATCACGGGGATCATCGGGAACATTCTGGCCCCCGGGAAGATCGCCATCCCCATGGCGGCGCTGACTTTTGGGATTTGCAAGGCGCTCGACCTGGGCAAGAGCCGGGCTTCTGCCGGTATTATGCTGGGTGGGGCCATGGGAGCTTTGCTGCCACAGCAATTTATCTACAACCCGGTCAACCTATCCTTAACCGTTGGCGTGGGGGAAAGCGTTACCGGCCCGCTGAACGTCACCTGGTTTGACTATCTTTGGTACAATTTGCCATCCGTCCTCTATGTTTTTCTGGCCGTCTACTTGGTCGGCCGGTATGCGAAGCCTGATGACTTAAATGCCAGCAAGGAGCTGTTTGAAGAAAAATACCGGGCCCTGGGCCCTTGGCGCCTGCCTGAGAAAAAAGCGCTGGCCGTTTGCCTGGGCTTGTTTGCCGTTTTGGTCATCGGCAGCTTTTTGGGCTGGCCAATCATGTGGGCCTTTGCCATCTTCCCCTGCCTTTTCTTTTTGCCGGGCATCAACATCGGCAAGAAGGAGGACATCAGTCGGTTGGACTTTACCTTTGTCCTCTTCATCACCGCCTGCCTTGGCATTGGTGCCACAGCCGGCGAGTTGGGCATTGGGAAACTGTTTGCCCAAAACGTAACACCGCTCCTGTCCGGCCATTCTATTTTTATTACCTTCGCCCTCATTTGGGTCTGCATTGTATTGGCCAACTTTTTGTTAACGCCCCTGGCCATCATCAGCGTCTTAAGCGTGCCCTTGGCCGAACTGGCGCTGGCCTTGGGCATCAACCCGCTGTGCGTTTACTTCTTCATTTGCAACGCCTACGATGTGGTCTTCCTGCCCTATGAATACGCCTTGTACCTGATTTTCTTCTCTTTTGCGCTGATTCCCTTAAAAGATTTTATCAAAATCATGAGCATCAAGGCCGCCGTAAGCCTGGGCTTTTTAATGCTCATTCAAATTCCATTTTGGATGGTAACCGGTTTAATGGCCGGCTGA
- a CDS encoding LysR family transcriptional regulator, whose protein sequence is MKIEQLEFLIEVCRAGSINAASKKIFISQQSLNQSLRNLEEELGFTVLNRTKRGVTLTKQGLMVYNAAQAIVARYDQMLDQINASELNHLDTLYGKLNIHLSPMVSISLMPLVYVDYMHTHPKVQVYLQERYQDDIVAEVAQNPGDVGFVLIANSLKYFVDNVPQNVELQLLKSYPIYIAMSPRHPLAHQHNLSLASIADYPFIIYETGGPEGEHALQNVVDLHILLSTNNYNMCRELLNEGNTLIYSFPPYIRRSVFADCVHIPLNLKDITFQLYMVYNKRAGANEKRLMESFSATLQNYL, encoded by the coding sequence TTGAAGATCGAGCAATTGGAGTTTTTAATTGAGGTCTGCCGGGCCGGCTCTATCAATGCGGCCAGCAAAAAAATATTTATTTCTCAGCAAAGCCTGAACCAGTCTTTGCGCAACTTAGAAGAAGAACTCGGCTTTACAGTTCTAAATCGGACCAAAAGAGGGGTCACCCTCACCAAACAAGGTTTAATGGTGTACAATGCCGCTCAAGCGATTGTCGCGCGTTATGACCAAATGCTGGATCAAATCAATGCCTCGGAATTAAACCATCTGGATACCTTATACGGTAAACTGAACATCCACCTGTCGCCCATGGTGTCGATTTCTTTAATGCCCTTGGTTTATGTGGACTACATGCACACCCACCCCAAGGTCCAAGTCTACTTGCAGGAGCGCTACCAGGATGACATTGTGGCTGAAGTGGCCCAAAATCCGGGCGATGTGGGCTTCGTCTTAATCGCCAATTCCCTGAAATACTTTGTAGATAATGTTCCACAAAATGTAGAATTGCAATTGTTAAAGTCCTACCCCATTTACATTGCCATGAGCCCGCGTCACCCCCTGGCCCACCAGCACAATCTCAGCTTGGCCTCCATTGCTGACTATCCCTTTATTATTTACGAAACCGGTGGCCCTGAGGGAGAGCACGCCTTGCAAAATGTCGTTGACTTGCACATCTTGCTGTCCACCAATAATTACAATATGTGCCGGGAACTATTAAATGAAGGGAATACGCTGATTTATTCATTCCCGCCCTACATTCGGCGCAGCGTCTTTGCCGACTGTGTCCACATTCCGCTTAATTTAAAAGACATTACCTTCCAATTGTACATGGTCTACAATAAGCGGGCCGGCGCAAATGAAAAACGGTTGATGGAAAGCTTCAGCGCAACCTTGCAAAATTATCTCTAG
- the nadE gene encoding NAD(+) synthase, whose product MQLEEDALKNLCTRLEGWCGDRMAAMGAKRAVIGISGGKDSSVVAALAVRVCGRDNVIGVMMPRGDQADIDVARALCKDLGIVSHEVNIGPAADALTAAVTTVVGPLSRQSQLNLPPRVRMTVLYAIAQSLDGAVWNTSNLSEDWVGYATIYGDTTGAFSPLATLTTDEVIQLGRHLGLSDRFVEKPPADGLTGKTDEDILGFSYAVLNRYIRTGRCDDPAVQATIDRLHRTSRFKFKPIDMFDSRLPIAAEDMAGVYRFEK is encoded by the coding sequence ATGCAGCTAGAAGAAGATGCCCTGAAAAACTTATGCACCCGTCTGGAAGGGTGGTGCGGTGACCGCATGGCCGCCATGGGCGCCAAGCGGGCCGTCATCGGCATATCCGGCGGTAAAGACTCGTCCGTTGTGGCGGCCTTGGCCGTCCGCGTTTGCGGCCGGGATAATGTTATCGGCGTCATGATGCCGCGCGGTGACCAGGCGGATATTGATGTGGCCCGGGCGCTCTGTAAGGACTTGGGGATTGTCAGCCATGAGGTCAACATCGGCCCGGCGGCAGATGCTTTGACCGCAGCCGTTACAACCGTTGTTGGCCCCTTAAGCCGGCAAAGCCAACTCAACCTCCCCCCCAGGGTCCGGATGACCGTCTTGTACGCCATCGCCCAAAGCCTGGATGGCGCCGTCTGGAACACCTCCAACTTATCCGAGGACTGGGTCGGCTACGCCACCATATACGGCGATACCACCGGCGCTTTTTCGCCTTTGGCAACCCTGACCACAGATGAAGTCATCCAGCTGGGACGCCACTTGGGCTTGAGCGATCGTTTTGTAGAGAAACCGCCGGCTGACGGCCTGACCGGCAAGACCGATGAAGACATTCTCGGCTTCAGCTACGCCGTGCTGAACCGCTACATCCGCACCGGCCGCTGCGATGACCCGGCCGTACAGGCGACAATAGACCGCTTGCACCGGACCAGCCGTTTTAAATTCAAACCGATTGATATGTTTGACAGCCGGCTGCCGATTGCAGCCGAAGATATGGCAGGCGTTTATCGCTTTGAAAAATAA
- a CDS encoding DUF2254 family protein has translation MVARIKLWLINEKNLLKMSKFVLLTISLLLLTWIFDNQFPELKDHVPNQLLLSVDVSMDFLSNISGVFLTISIFSFTTIVTVLNKYSSSVSPRMLQTFIDRTDVLGLFGIFISGFFYSVISILLLQNVRADDHVMAGSFAIAYAIVAMIGFVVFAKQVLENIKISNIIEGVYTDCEALIDEEVALREKAKRYEDDKDAKEFPVLATTTGYLFNIQADAILKALDGIKAEFTIKKRIGEYTTEGESLGALKLFGGKNLSKEEIEELIDALGGAMVINVFKNIQDDYHHGLVNLTEIAAMALSPGINDPNTAVMCVNKISSLLGKLLSTANQFIVLKEDGDTKVLYQSYSVEDELYLAFSQIITYSGGDPLVTRSILQGLYLIYMMAGASAKAGVKNYFDSAYDLLMANFNHDVHLVRFEKIRKNMEERVSLKEERHLA, from the coding sequence ATGGTAGCTAGAATTAAATTATGGCTTATTAACGAAAAGAATTTATTAAAGATGTCGAAGTTCGTTCTTCTGACGATTTCCCTTCTTCTCTTGACGTGGATTTTCGACAACCAATTCCCCGAGCTGAAGGATCATGTGCCGAATCAATTGCTCTTGTCCGTGGACGTGTCCATGGATTTTCTGTCAAATATTTCCGGGGTCTTTTTGACCATCAGTATTTTTTCTTTTACGACCATCGTGACGGTGCTGAACAAATACAGCAGCAGCGTGTCGCCGCGCATGCTCCAAACTTTTATCGACCGTACGGATGTCTTGGGCCTCTTCGGCATTTTTATCAGCGGCTTTTTCTATTCGGTTATCAGCATTCTCTTGCTCCAAAATGTAAGGGCCGATGACCATGTGATGGCGGGGAGTTTTGCCATCGCCTATGCCATTGTGGCCATGATCGGCTTTGTCGTCTTCGCTAAACAAGTGCTTGAGAATATTAAAATATCAAATATTATCGAAGGGGTCTATACCGATTGCGAGGCCCTTATCGATGAGGAGGTGGCCCTTCGGGAAAAGGCGAAGCGTTACGAAGACGACAAGGACGCAAAGGAATTTCCCGTATTGGCTACGACGACGGGGTATCTTTTCAATATTCAGGCCGATGCAATTTTAAAGGCCCTGGACGGAATCAAGGCCGAGTTCACCATTAAAAAACGGATTGGGGAATACACCACAGAAGGGGAATCCTTGGGTGCATTGAAGCTTTTCGGGGGAAAAAATCTTAGCAAAGAAGAAATTGAAGAGCTGATTGATGCCCTCGGCGGGGCGATGGTGATTAATGTGTTTAAAAACATTCAGGATGACTACCATCACGGCCTGGTAAATCTCACGGAAATTGCCGCCATGGCTCTGAGCCCGGGAATCAACGATCCGAATACGGCGGTCATGTGTGTGAATAAAATTTCGTCTCTTTTGGGAAAACTTCTCTCTACGGCCAATCAATTTATCGTCTTGAAAGAGGACGGGGATACCAAGGTTCTTTACCAAAGCTACTCTGTGGAAGATGAACTGTACCTGGCCTTTAGCCAGATCATCACCTATTCCGGCGGCGATCCTTTGGTGACGCGTTCGATTTTGCAGGGCCTCTATTTGATTTACATGATGGCCGGGGCGAGTGCCAAGGCCGGCGTAAAGAATTACTTCGATTCTGCTTATGATTTGCTTATGGCCAATTTTAATCATGACGTGCATTTGGTGCGATTCGAAAAAATTCGAAAAAATATGGAAGAGCGGGTAAGTTTAAAAGAGGAACGCCACTTGGCTTAA
- a CDS encoding LDCC motif putative metal-binding protein produces MEGIAQRIRREGEAMKFTKMVKNKGKYFLNKLAGENKKAFGDAPLDCCSLNKKENH; encoded by the coding sequence ATGGAAGGAATTGCACAGCGAATTCGTCGAGAAGGCGAAGCAATGAAATTTACCAAAATGGTTAAGAACAAAGGGAAATACTTTTTAAATAAATTGGCCGGCGAAAATAAAAAAGCCTTTGGAGACGCACCTTTGGACTGCTGCTCCCTAAACAAAAAGGAAAATCACTGA
- a CDS encoding CoA transferase subunit A: protein MEKRQTVAQLAAAIPDGACMTFSGFTIWRRPMALVYELVRQKKRHLHLIEVNGGTHSDILAGAGCVDIWESCFIGHELYGKLGNNMARRIQSGETICEDYSHYQILLRLAAGAAGMPFMATTAAKGTDIMNPAYDMLGRAGLRDGKNPKIPKKKFDYAQDPFYGDTEYILVPAAQPDICVAHVHQIGEMGTVRVEGQRYSDVEAMKAADRLFVIAEEVVPERYLRDEPAANIIPHYMVERYAEVPYGAHPTGCFNRYEIDGDFIRDYYTRTKTQEGFDEWAAEWIYGVPDFEAYLDKIGFSRLQNLTANRAIHYSTTIKRGAKK, encoded by the coding sequence ATGGAAAAACGGCAAACCGTGGCACAGCTGGCGGCTGCCATTCCTGATGGCGCCTGTATGACCTTTAGCGGCTTTACGATTTGGCGTCGTCCGATGGCGCTGGTCTATGAACTGGTGCGTCAGAAGAAACGGCACCTGCATTTAATTGAAGTGAACGGCGGCACCCATTCGGATATTTTAGCCGGTGCCGGCTGTGTGGATATTTGGGAATCTTGCTTCATTGGTCATGAATTATACGGCAAACTGGGCAATAACATGGCGCGCCGGATCCAGTCCGGGGAGACCATTTGTGAAGATTACAGCCATTACCAGATTCTTTTGCGTTTGGCTGCCGGAGCTGCGGGCATGCCCTTTATGGCAACGACGGCGGCAAAAGGAACGGATATTATGAACCCGGCCTATGATATGTTGGGCCGGGCCGGTCTGCGGGATGGGAAGAACCCTAAAATTCCCAAAAAGAAATTTGATTATGCGCAAGACCCCTTTTACGGCGATACAGAGTATATTTTGGTGCCGGCGGCGCAACCGGACATTTGCGTGGCGCATGTCCACCAGATCGGTGAGATGGGGACTGTTCGAGTGGAAGGGCAGCGCTACAGCGATGTAGAGGCCATGAAGGCGGCAGACCGGTTGTTTGTGATTGCAGAAGAAGTGGTGCCGGAGCGGTATTTGCGCGATGAGCCGGCAGCCAATATTATTCCCCATTATATGGTGGAACGGTATGCTGAAGTGCCCTATGGCGCCCATCCGACGGGCTGCTTCAACCGGTATGAAATCGATGGCGATTTTATCAGGGACTACTACACGCGCACCAAAACGCAGGAAGGCTTTGATGAATGGGCAGCGGAATGGATTTATGGGGTACCTGATTTTGAGGCTTACTTGGACAAAATCGGGTTCAGTCGCCTGCAAAATTTGACCGCCAACCGTGCGATTCATTATAGTACAACCATTAAGCGAGGTGCCAAGAAATGA
- a CDS encoding CoA-transferase subunit beta: MSKWESYKNNFDHAKVGEYEVIDLLAVAGAREVRDGETVFAGTGLPMLSVTLAQRTNAAHASIIYEAGSIDGRPESLPSSVGDARCEQQASVVSGLADVFGQLERGRIDLAFLGGAEIDRYGNVNTTVSGDYLNPTRRLAGSGGNPDINAFATRTIFTMVQEKRRFKEKVDYITSPGWRLPDWRNDGKITRRQDIFGDAFRGGPQVVITNMAVFRFDDESGEMYLDTVHPGYTTEDIQQLVGWDLDVSRVSGETEPPTYHELYLLYREIDPEGLFL, translated from the coding sequence ATGAGCAAGTGGGAGAGCTACAAAAATAATTTTGACCACGCCAAAGTGGGTGAATATGAAGTCATTGACCTCTTGGCCGTTGCCGGAGCCCGTGAGGTGCGCGATGGCGAAACGGTTTTTGCCGGTACCGGCTTACCGATGCTGTCTGTTACCCTGGCCCAGCGGACCAATGCGGCGCACGCTTCCATTATTTATGAAGCGGGCTCCATTGACGGCCGGCCGGAGAGTCTGCCGTCATCGGTTGGCGATGCGCGCTGCGAGCAGCAGGCCTCTGTGGTCAGCGGCCTGGCAGATGTTTTCGGTCAATTGGAACGCGGCCGCATTGATTTGGCCTTTTTAGGCGGGGCAGAGATTGACCGCTACGGCAATGTGAACACCACCGTGTCCGGTGATTACCTGAATCCGACCCGCCGCTTGGCCGGTAGCGGGGGAAACCCGGACATCAATGCCTTTGCCACGCGCACGATTTTCACTATGGTACAGGAAAAACGTCGGTTTAAGGAAAAGGTGGATTACATCACATCGCCGGGCTGGCGCCTGCCCGATTGGCGCAATGACGGCAAAATAACTCGCCGCCAGGACATCTTTGGTGACGCCTTCCGGGGCGGCCCCCAGGTGGTCATTACCAATATGGCTGTCTTCCGTTTTGATGATGAGAGCGGTGAAATGTATTTGGATACGGTTCATCCCGGCTATACAACAGAAGATATTCAACAATTGGTGGGGTGGGATTTGGATGTTTCCCGCGTCAGCGGCGAGACGGAACCGCCGACCTACCATGAACTATACTTGCTTTATCGTGAGATTGACCCGGAAGGCTTATTCCTCTAA